Proteins from one Dama dama isolate Ldn47 chromosome 12, ASM3311817v1, whole genome shotgun sequence genomic window:
- the CPNE6 gene encoding copine-6 — translation MSDPEMAWVPEPPTMTLGASRVELRVSCHGLLDRDTLTKPHPCVLLKLHSDEQWVEVERTEVLRSCSSPVFSRVLALEYFFEEKQPLQFHVFDAEDGSTSPRNDTFLGSTECTLGQIVSQTKVTKPLLLKNGKNAGKSTITIVAEEVSGTNDYVQLTFRAHKLDNKDLFSKSDPFMEIYKTNGDQSDQLVWRTEVVKNNLNPSWEPFRLSLHSLCSCDIHRPLKFLVYDYDSSGKHDFIGEFSSTFQEMQEGTANPGQEMQWDCINPKYRDKKKNYKSSGTVVLAQCTVEKVHTFLDYIMGGCQISFTVAIDFTASNGDPRSSQSLHCLSPRQPNHYLQALRAVGGICQDYDSDKRFPAFGFGARIPPNFEVSHDFAINFDPENPECEEISGVIASYRRCLPQIQLYGPTNVAPIINRVAEPAQREQSTGQATKYSVLLVLTDGVVSDMAETRTAIVRASRLPMSIIIVGVGNADFSDMRLLDGDDGTLRCPRGVPAARDIVQFVPFRDFKDASPSALAKCVLAEVPRQVVEYYASQGISPGPPRPCTPATTPSPSP, via the exons ATGTCCGACCCAGAGATGGCCTGGGTGCCCGAGCCCCCAACCATGACGCTGGGGGCCTCGAGAGTGGAGCTGCGGGTGTCCTGCCACGGCCTCCTCGACCGAGACACACTCACCAAGCCCCACCCCTGTGTGCTGCTCAAGCTCCACTCCGATGAGCAGTGGGTGGAG GTGGAGCGCACAGAGGTGCTGCGCTCCTGCTCCAGCCCCGTCTTCTCCCGGGTGCTGGCCCTGGAGTACTTCTTCGAGGAGAAGCAGCCCCTGCAGTTCCACGTGTTTGACGCCGAGGACGGATCCACCAGTCCCCGCAACGACACCTTCCTCGGCTCCACTGAGTGCACCCTGGGGCAG ATCGTGTCACAAACCAAGGTCACTAAGCCTCTGCTACTGAAGAATGGGAAGAATGCGGGCAAGTCCACCATTACG ATTGTGGCCGAAGAGGTATCTGGCACCAACGACTATGTGCAGCTCACCTTCAGAGCCCACAAGCTGGACAACAAG GACCTGTTCAGCAAGTCTGACCCTTTCATGGAGATCTATAAGACCAACGGAGACCAGAGCGACCAGCTGGTCTGGAGGACGGAG GTGGTGAAGAACAATCTGAACCCCAGCTGGGAGCCGTTCCGTCTGTCCCTGCACTCCTTGTGCAGCTGTGATATCCACCGGCCTCTCAAG TTCCTGGTGTATGACTATGACTCCAGTGGGAAGCATGACTTCATTGGCGAGTTCTCCAGCACCttccaggagatgcaggaaggaaCAGCAAACCCTGGGCAGGAG atgCAGTGGGACTGTATCAACCCCAAGTACCGGGACAAGAAGAAGAATTACAAGAGCTCAGGGACCGTAGTGCTGGCCCAGTGCACG GTGGAGAAGGTGCACACCTTCCTGGATTACATCATGGGGGGCTGCCAGATCAGCTTCACG GTGGCAATCGACTTCACGGCCTCCAATGGGGACCCAAGGAGCAGCCAGTCCCTGCACTGCCTGAGTCCCCGCCAGCCCAACCACTACCTGCAGGCCCTGCGTGCAGTGGGAGGCATCTGCCAGGACTACGACAG TGACAAGCGGTTCCCAGCATTTGGCTTTGGAGCTCGAATCCCACCCAACTTCGAG GTGTCCCATGACTTTGCTATCAACTTTGACCCGGAAAATCCTGAATGTGAAG AGATCTCAGGGGTTATTGCCTCCTACCGCCGTTGCCTGCCCCAGATCCAGCTCTATGGCCCCACCAACGTGGCCCCCATCATCAACCGCGTGGCGGAGCCAGCTCAGCGGGAGCAGAGCACTGGCCAAGCCACG AAGTACTCGGTGCTGCTGGTGCTCACGGACGGTGTGGTGAGCGACATGGCTGAGACCCGCACCGCCATCGTGCGCGCCTCCCGCCTGCCCATGTCCATCATCATTGTGGGCGTGGGCAATGCCGATTTCTCTGACATGAGACTGCTGGACGGCGACGATGGTACCTTGCGCTGCCCCCGAGGGGTGCCCGCGGCTCGCGACATCGTCCAGTTCGTGCCGTTCCGGGACTTCAAGGAT GCCTCACCCTCTGCGCTAGCAAAGTGTGTCCTGGCCGAGGTGCCCCGGCAGGTGGTGGAGTACTACGCCAGCCAGGGCATCAGCCCCGGGCCCCCCAGGCCCTGCACGCCAGCCACGACCCCCAGCCCTAGCCCATGA
- the PCK2 gene encoding phosphoenolpyruvate carboxykinase [GTP], mitochondrial: MYRPGLRLSWHRLSPWGWSSRCSIQTLRVLSGDLGQLPAKVRDFVEHSARLCQPEGIHICDGTEAENTATLALLEQQGLIRKLPKYNNCWLARTDPKDVARVESKTVIVTPSQRDTVPLPTGGARGQLGNWMSPAEFQQAVDERFPGCMQGRTMYVLPFSMGPVGSPLSRIGVQLTDSAYVVASMRIMTRLGTPVLQALGDGDFVKCLHSVGQPLTGQGEPVSQWPCNPEKTLIGHVPDQREIISFGSGYGGNSLLGKKCFALRIASRLARDEGWLAEHMLILGITNPAGKKRYVAAAFPSACGKTNLAMMRPALPGWKVECVGDDIAWMRFDSDGRLRAINPENGFFGVAPGTSATTNPNAMATVQSNTIFTNVAETSDGGVYWEGIDQPLPPGVTVTSWLGKPWKPGDKEPCAHPNSRFCAPARQCPIIDPAWEAPEGVPIDAIIFGGRRPKGVPLVYEAFNWRHGVFVGSAMRSEATAAAEHKGKVIMHDPFAMRPFFGYNFGRYLEHWLSMEGRKGVQLPRIFHVNWFRRDEAGRFLWPGFGENARVLDWICRRLDGEDSARETPIGLVPKEGALDLSSLGAIDTTQLFSLPKDFWQQEVHDIRSYLTEQVNQDLPKEVLAELEALEGRVRRM, from the exons ATGTACCGCCCCGGCCTGCG GCTTAGCTGGCACAGGCTGAGCCCCTGGGGCTGGTCATCACGGTGCAGCATCCAGACACTGCGAGTCCTCAGCGGAGATCTGGGCCAGCTGCCTGCTAAGGTTCGAGACTTTGTGGAGCACAGTGCCCGCCTGTGCCAACCAGAGGGCATCCACATCTGTGATGGGACCGAGGCGGAGAACACTGCCACACTGGCCCTGCTGGAACAGCAGGGACTCATCCGAAAACTCCCGAAGTACAACAATTG CTGGCTGGCCCGCACAGACCCCAAGGATGTGGCACGAGTAGAGAGCAAGACGGTGATTGTAACTCCTTCTCAACGGGACACGGTGCCCCTCCCGACTGGTGGGGCCCGTGGGCAGCTGGGCAACTGGATGTCCCCAGCTGAGTTCCAGCAAGCTGTGGATGAGAGGTTTCCAGGCTGCATGCAGG GCCGAACCATGTACGTGCTTCCATTCAGCATGGGTCCCGTGGGCTCACCACTGTCCCGCATCGGAGTGCAACTCACGGACTCTGCCTACGTGGTGGCAAGCATGCGGATCATGACCCGGCTGGGGACGCCTGTGCTTCAGGCCCTGGGAGATGGCGACTTTGTCAAGTGCCTTCACTCTGTGGGCCAGCCCTTGACTGGGCAAG GGGAGCCGGTGAGCCAGTGGCCatgcaatccagagaaaaccctgattGGCCACGTGCCCGACCAGCGGGAGATCATCTCCTTCGGCAGCGGCTATGGTGGCAACTCCCTGCTGGGCAAGAAGTGCTTTGCCCTTCGCATCGCTTCTCGGCTGGCCCGGGATGAGGGCTGGCTGGCGGAGCACATGCTG ATCCTGGGTATCACCAATCCTGCGGGGAAGAAGCGCTATGTGGCAGCCGCCTTCCCCAGTGCTTGTGGCAAGACAAACCTGGCCATGATGCGGCCGGCACTGCCAGGCTGGAAAGTGGAGTGTGTGGGAGATGACATCGCCTGGATGAGGTTTGACAGTGATG GTCGACTCCGGGCCATCAACCCTGAGAATGGCTTCTTCGGGGTGGCCCCTGGCACCTCTGCCACCACCAATCCCAATGCTATGGCCACAGTCCAGAGTAACACCATTTTCACGAACGTGGCTGAGACCAGTGATGGCGGCGTGTACTGGGAGGGCATCGATCAGCCTCTTCCACCTGGCGTCACCGTGACCTCTTGGCTAGGCAAACCCTGGAAACCTG GTGACAAGGAGCCCTGTGCCCATCCCAACTCTCGCTTTTGTGCCCCGGCTCGCCAGTGCCCCATCATAGACCCTGCCTGGGAGGCCCCAGAGGGAGTCCCCATTGACGCCATCATTTTTGGAGGCCGCAGACCCAAAG GAGTCCCCCTGGTATATGAGGCCTTCAACTGGCGCCATGGGGTGTTTGTGGGCAGTGCCATGCGCTCAGAGGCCACTGCAGCGGCCGAACACAAGG ggAAGGTCATCATGCATGACCCATTTGCCATGCGGCCATTTTTCGGCTACAACTTTGGGCGCTACCTTGAACACTGGCTGAGCATGGAGGGGCGCAAGGGGGTCCAGCTGCCCCGCATCTTCCATGTCAACTGGTTCCGGCGCGACGAGGCAGGCCGCTTCCTGTGGCCAGGCTTTGGAGAGAATGCCCGAGTGCTAGACTGGATCTGCCGACGGCTCGACGGGGAGGACAGTGCCCGAGAGACACCCATCGGGCTGGTGCCGAAGGAAGGCGCCTTGGATCTCAGCAGCCTGGGAGCCATAGACACCACCCAGCTGTTCTCCCTCCCTAAGGACTTTTGGCAacaggaggttcatgacattcggAGCTATCTGACAGAGCAGGTCAACCAGGATCTGCCCAAGGAAGTGCTGGCTGAGCTGGAGGCCTTGGAGGGACGTGTGCGCAGAATGTGA
- the NRL gene encoding neural retina-specific leucine zipper protein, with protein sequence MALPPSPLAMEYVNDFDLMKFEVKREPSEGRSGPPTASLGSTPYSSVPPSPTFSEPGMVGPTEGTRPGLEELYWLATLQQQLGAGEALGLSPEEAVELLQGQSPVPVEGPHAYYPGSPEETGAQHAQLAERFSDAALVSMSVRELNRQLRGCGRDEALRLKQRRRTLKNRGYAQACRSKRLQQRRGLEAERARLATQLDALRAEVARLARERDLYKARCELLAPSGLGPEATPTSSSEPLATEWWSRWVGGAHHPGGGCAIH encoded by the exons ATGGCACTGCCTCCCAGTCCCCTGGCCATGGAATATGTCAATGACTTTGACTTGATGAAGTTTGAGGTAAAGCGGGAGCCCTCAGAGGGGCGATCTGGCCCCCCGACAGCCTCACTGGGCTCCACCCCCTACAGCTCAGTGCCTCCTTCACCCACCTTCAGTGAGCCAGGCATGGTGGGGCCCACCGAGGGCACCCGGCCAGGCCTGGAGGAGCTGTACTGGCTGGCCACCCTGCAACAgcagctgggggctggggaggcgcTGGGGCTAAGTCCCGAGGAGGCTGTGGAACTGCTGCAGGGTCAGAGCCCAGTCCCTGTTGAAGGGCCCCATGCCTACTACCCAGGGAGCCCAGAGGAGACAGGAGCCCAGCATGCCCAG CTGGCCGAGCGGTTTTCCGACGCGGCGCTCGTATCGATGTCTGTGCGGGAGCTAAACCGACAGCTGCGGGGCTGCGGGCGCGACGAGGCGCTGCGGCTGAAGCAGAGGCGCCGCACGCTGAAGAACCGCGGATACGCGCAGGCCTGTCGGTCCAAGCGACTGCAACAGCGGCGGGGGCTGGAGGCGGAGCGCGCCCGCCTGGCCACCCAGCTGGACGCGCTGCGGGCGGAAGTGGCCCGCCTGGCTAGGGAACGCGACCTCTACAAGGCTCGCTGTGAACTGCTGGCCCCGAGTGGCCTGGGGCCAGAGGCCACGCCCACCTCTTCCTCTGAGCCCCTGGCCACCGAGTGGTGGAGTCGGTGGGTGGGCGGTGCGCACCACCCGGGAGGCGGCTGTGCCATTCACTAG